The nucleotide sequence CAAGACGCATATTCACCTACAATATTTATGGATATGACTAAAAAAGATTATCAATTGAATGTAATGCATGGACAATCTACCTATCAGGATATAATAAAGGAAGATATAGAAATTGACAGTAACATGCCTAAGGCGTCAAAAATAATTATGTGTGATGCAGATGTATCTGTTACGGATAAAAAGTTAGTAGAAGATAAAGCAGTTGTTGATGGTGTATTGAATGTAAGAATATTATATAAGGCAAATGATGATGAAAAAGAATTCTATACAGTAAATGAAGAGATACCATTCAGTTGTGGGGTGGAGATACTTGAATGTAAAATAGACATGCAGTGCATAGCAAAGGTTTCGCTCGAAAGTATAGAAGCTTTTATAGAACTTGATAGAATAAGTGTGAAGGCAATAGTTAATGTTTATGCTAGAGTAAACTACTCAACTCATAGGGAATTTTTAGTTGATATAGTCCCAAAAGAAGAGGGAATACCTGAAAAGAAGGCTAGTTTAACTATATATGTTGTGGAGCATGGAGATACTCTTTGGAAGATAGCTAAGAAATATTATACTACAGTAGATTTATTGGTAAAGCTGAATGAAATAGAAGATCCCGATATTATAAAGGTCGGAGATAAACTCATAATACCGGGACGAGCAATTATATAGCTTAAAATTTGAAACGAGTTTTAATTATGTGTATAGCTAATTAAAACTCTATTTTTTTGCATTTAATAGTTCAAGGGCGCATTTTACAAGGCATATCGTCATGTATAATTATTAAAAGTATGGTAAAAATAAAGAATATCTATATGAAAGGATGTTGAACTTTGGATGAAAGAATCGAAGGCAATTTAATAATAATTGGTGGGGCTGAGGATAAAAATGGAAGTAAAACTATACTTAATGAAGTATGCAGTAAGATAGATAAAGAGAATGGAATACTTGTAGTTGCAACAGTGGCTTCAGAACTTCCTGAAGAACTGGGAGATGAGTATAAAAAAATATTTCAAGCATTAAACGTAAAGAATGTTGAAATATTAACTATTAGAAATAGGGAGGATTCTTATGATTCAAATAATATAAAAATTATAGAAGGTGCCTCACTTGTCTTTTTTACGGGAGGAGATCAACTCAGAATAACCAGCCTAATAGGAGGGACTCCTTTATATAAGAGCATACAGACGAAATATAATGAAGGTTGTATTTTTGTTGGTACTTCTGCAGGAGCGTCTGTTATGAGTGATACTATGATAGTAACAGGTCTTGATGATGAATCACCAAGAAAATGCACATTAAAAATGGCACCGGGATTAGGACTTATTAAGGGAGTTATCATAGATCAACATTTTGCTCAAAGAGGGAGAATAGGAAGGCTTATGGTAGGTATTGCTGAGAATCCGGAAAGTCTCGGTATTGGTATAGATGAAGATACAGCCATAGTAGTAAACAGTAAAGCTGAATTCAAAGTTATTGGTTCAGGTGCTGTCTATATAATAGATGGAAGCAGTATAGAACATAGTAATGTATCTGAACAGTATCCGGATGATATATTGTCCATTTTTAATGTCAAACTACACATACTTAAAAGCGGTGATCTGTACAATCTGAATCTAAAAAAGTGTTATAACGGTCTTAGATAATAAGAGTAACAAATTATATAGTTAACTGTAAGAGGAGGAAAACACATATAAAAATGAAGATTGAAAATTTTAGAGTTTATAGTGGTAGAAATATATATTCACATAAAAAGTGCATAAAGTTATGTGTGGATTTAGAAGGATATAGTAATATTGCTACTAAGGATATAAATAATTTTAATGATAGGTTATTACAGATAATACCTGACCTTAAGGAACATAGATGTGGTATAGATGAAAGAAATGGATTTGTAAAAAGGTTAAATGAGGGAACATATCTTGCGCATGTTTGTGAGCATATAATATTAGCAATTCAAAATTCGCTGGGAATTGATGTTGCCTATGGAAAGGCACGAGAGATAGATGGCGATAAGTATTATATTATATTCCAATATATATATAAAAATACTGCGGTGGAGTCTGCCAAAGTTGCAGTGGAACTAATAAATTCATTAATATGTGGTAAATATTTCAATACCGAAATGTATAGAAAGATGTTGAAGGATACTTTAAAAGGTGAGGAGCTTGGACCTAGTACAAAAGCTATAATAGATGCGGCCAGGAGAAAAGGTATTCCGGTGATGAGACTTGGAGATGAGGGAAGCATTTTTCAATTAGGCTATGGTAAATACAGTAGAATTATAGAGGCTACTATAACTAGTAATACAAAGGCAACAGCTGTAGATATATCATGTGATAAAATTCAAACTAAAGAAATACTGTATAATCAATGTTTACCTGTAGCAAGAGGAGGCGTGGTGAAAAATCCCTTAGAACTTTTATTTAAGGCGGAAAAAATAGGATATCCGGTAGTCTTAAAACCGAGATATGGAAACCAGGGTAAAGGTGTATATGTTAATATAAAAAATGAAAAAGAACTTATCAGCATATATTCTAGATTAAGCAAAACGTATGATCAAATAATAATAGAGGAGAATATAGAAGGAAAAGACTATAGAGTATGTGTTATTGATGGAAAAGTTGTAGCTGTTGCTGAGAAGATATTACCGTGTGTTATAGGTGATGGAGTAAGAACTGTAAGACAACTCATAGAAAAATTGAATAGGGATGATAAAAGAGGAGAAGGTCACGAAAAACCCCTTACAAAAGTTAAAATTGATAATGAGCTTAAGGCCTGTATATCAAGGAATGGATATATTTTAGATGACATACTTAATAATAAGCAAAAACTCGTATTAAGAGAAAGTGCGAATTTATCAACTGGAGGAGAGGCCATTGACTGCACAGATGATATATCACAAGAAAATATTGAAATATGTGAAAGAGCAGCAAAAGCTATTGGTCTTGATATATGTGGAATAGATATATGCTGCAGGGATATACAGAATTCTTTAAATGAAGGTGGTGCAATAATAGAAGTGAATGCAGCACCTGGAATTAGAATGCATCATTATCCAAGCACAGGTAAAAGCAGAGATGTGGCTGGAGCTATAGTTGATATGTTGTTAAAGGATATACCTAAAGATGGTATGCCAGTGGTTTCTATTACAGGTACAAATGGAAAAACAACTACCACAAGGCTTATAGGTCATGTCCTAAAATTGAAGGACTATCATGTTGGAATGACAACTACTGGTGGAGTTTATCTAGATGATAAATGCATAATTAAAGGAGATACTACAGGTTATGATAGTGCTGTTTCTGTACTTACCAATAAAGATGTTGATGCGGCAGTACTTGAAACTGCAAGGGGAGGGATAATAAGACGCGGACTTGCCTACGACCTGGCAGATGTTGCCGTTATAACTAATATTACTGAAGATCATTTAGGTATAGATGGCGTGAATACAATGGAAGATTTAGCTTATGTTAAATCACTTGTTGGTGAGGCTGTGAAGAAAGATGGATATGTAGTAATGAATGCCGATGACAAGATGAGTATGACTATAGTAAATAATATAAAAAGTAAATTAATTATGTTTTCCAAGGATAAATATAATTCTGCCCTCAGGGAGAATATAAGACTTGGTGGATATGGTGTATACGTGAATAATGAAACTATATATATAGAAAAGGATAATGAAGTGCTCCCAATAATAAATGTTGGTGATATAAAGATTACTCTGGGTGGTAAGTTAGAGTATAATATAGAAAATTCAATGGCTGCATGTGCAGCTCTTGTAGGGCTTGATGTTGATTATGATACTATAAAATTAGGTTTTAAAACATTTGAGTGTGATGGAAGGTTTAATCCTGGAAGATTTAATATGTATAATGTAAATGGCATCAAGGTTATTTTGGATTATGGTCATAATATAGCAGGATATAAAGCTGTTATTTCAGGATTAAATAATTTGGAACATAGGAGGCTAATTGGTATTATAGGTGTACCGGGTGATAGAACAGACGAAAGTGTAAAAAAGGTAGGAGAAATATCTGGAGAAAGTTTTGATCGGATATATATAAAAGAAGATAAGGATAGAAGAGGAAGAAAAGAAGGAGAGATAGCAGATATACTTAAACTTGGAGTATTAAATTCAGGTTTTGATAAAGATAATCTAGAAATAATTTTAGATGAAAAATCTGCTCTCGAAAAAGCAATAGACAATTCTAAAGAGGGTGACTTAGTTATAGTATTTTTCGAAAGATCTGAACCACTTATTGATCTTATAAGAAATAGGATTAAAGGTTCTAAATTAAAAGCAGAATCACAGGCTGTAGTTTAGAAATTTGATCAATTAATTAAAATTAAACATTATAATCTAAATTAGAAGCTATATTATAGGATTGAATTATATCTTATTATATGGCTTTTATTTTAATCTTGTATTATAATACTTACGTCAGTTAGTATAAATAAAAGTATTTATTATATTTTAGATGAATAATTTTTTAATTTGGAGGAAGAAAATGATAATAAAGGCTTTTGCTAAGGTTAATTTGTCTTTAGATATAGTTGGAAAAAGAAAAGATGGATATCATCTTTTAAAAACTATAATGCAGCAAGTTGAATTATATGATGTTATAGATATAAATAAATCCGATAAGGGAATAACTCTGACGTGTAATAAGAGTTATTTACCAACTGATAATAAAAACTTAGCTTATAAGGCTGCAGAACTTTTTTTGAATACGTATAATATTAGTTCAGGAGTAACAATAGATATTAAAAAGTTTATACCAGTATCAGCTGGGCTTGCAGGAGGTAGTACTGATGCTGCTGCTGTACTTAAAGGTATCAGAAGACTTTATAAACCTGAAATAAAGAATGATAAGCTCGCAAGTTTAGGCCTTAAAATAGGAGCTGATGTACCATATTGTTTAACAGGTGGAACAGCATTATGTGAAGGTATAGGAGAGAAGGTAATGCAGCTTAAGAAATTTAGAAATAAAATATTGGTTATAGTAAAGCCGCCATTTGGGACATCCACGGCAGAAGTATATAAAAAATTTGATCTAAGCAAATTAAGAAAACATCCTAATACAGACTTATTATTAAAATGCATTGAAAAAGATAATATGAAAGTACTTGCTAAGAATTTGGAAAATGTTTTGGAGAATGTAACTTTAAATAAGCATACAATAATAAAGAATATAAAACAACAAATGATTAAAGATGGGGCACTTGGAAGCCTTATGAGTGGCAGTGGGCCTACTGTATTCGCGTTTTTTGACGATATGCTTAAAGCACAGATGTGCTATGACGGAATGAGTAAGAAATATAAGGATGCTTTTATAACACGAACAATATAATAACTTTATGTAATGATTAGAGTCTTTGAAAAAATTTCAAAGGCTCTTTTGAATTATCACTTAACGCATAAATAAGTACGTTAATGCAAAGAATAAATTGAGAATATATGTGAGGAGTTTTTCGATGAGAATATTACATTTATTTGACAAGTATTTCTTAATATTGATGGTTATACAGGGAGGTCTTCTGGGGTTAATAGATTATGCAAAATTCAAAAGAGATGATAATTTTAAACTTGCTATAAGGGCAAAATTTGTTGGAATAGTTTCCATATTAGTTGCTATAATACTTTATTTAATAACAAATTTTATTTATTAGTGATATGTCATGACTAGGAAGTGATAATTTTGAAGGAAAATATTAAAGATGAAATTTCAGTAAACATTGATGAGAATAAGGAATATTTAAAAAAGGTGTTTGAAGGAAGTTCAGATACAGTCCTCAGACAATTTTATATTGGAAAATTCAAAGCCACTTTGACTTACATAGATGGTATGAGTGACAAGATACTTCTGGATGATTATATAATGGAAAATCTGATGCTTTTAGTAGATAAAGTTGAGGATGTCAAGAGCATAAAGGATACATTGCTTACAGTTACAGACCTTAGAGAAAGTGATAAGTTAAGCCAGGGAATAAATGCAGTTCTTTCTGGTGACACCCTTATGATGATAGATGGTTTGGATGTTTGCTATATTATAGCAACACGTGCATGGGCCAGTAGAAGTGTAGGAGAACCATCAGGTGAAACAACAATAAGAGGAGGTAGAGATGGGTTTACTGAAACCATAAGGTTTAATACAGTTTTGTTAAGAAGAAGAATAAGAGATACCAGGCTTAAACTAAATCTGAAGAGTATGGGAGTTAGATCAAAGACAGATGTTGTAATAGCATACATAGATGATATTGTAGATAAGGATATTTTAGATGAATTAAATTCTAGATTATCTAAAATAAACATAGATGCCATTTTAGATAGCGGATATATAGAACAACTTATAGAGGATGATAAATGGTCTATATTTCCTCAAATACAGAGTACGGAAAGACCAGATGTAGTGGCAGCTTCTTTATATGAAGGCAGAATTGCTATATTAGTGGATAATTCCCCATTTGCACTTATAGTACCAAGCACGTTTCATAGCTTTTTTCAGTCACCCGATGATTACTATCAAAGATGGATATATAGTTCGGCAGTTAGGATTATAAGATTTATTTCTATATTTATATCCCTCCTTATGCCAGCTTTATATGTGGCGGTTAGTTCATTTCATACATCTATAATTCCTGCTCAACTAACCTATTTTATAGCATCAACAAGAGAAGGAGTCCCATTTCCGGCGTTTGTAGAAGCAATTATCATGGAGGGAAGTTTAGCATTTTTACTTGAGGGTGTGGCTAGACTTCCAAAGGCTGTAGGTTCAACTGTAGGAATAGTAGGAGGACTTATAATAGGGCAGGCAGCGGTAAGTGCCGGGATAGTGAGCCCAATAATGATAATAATAGTATCTATTACAGCACTTACGAGTTTTACTACACCAAATTATGGAATGGCCTATGCCCTTAGAATTCTACGCTTTTTTTTAATTATAATGGCTGCAGTAACAGGACTTTATGGAATAATAGTAGGATTGATATTTATACTAATTCATCTTGTAAGGCTTAAAAGTTTTGGAATATCTTATCTTTCTCCGTTAGTAAAATATAATTCCAGTGACTTTAAAGACATGATTATAAGAGCACCTATTGAATACTTTAAGAAAAGACCTAATTATATGAAAACGCAGGATAAGATAAGACAAAGATAGGGGTGAAAATTAAATTATGCAAAGTATAGAATCTGTAAAACAGCATGGCTTATTTACAACTATTGTTGTTGCAATAATTGGCGTATCATCATTTTCTTATCCGCGAGAGGTCGCAGGTGCTGTTGGCACTAATGGTTGGATTATAGCAATAATAGAAGGTTTAATATGGTACATTATAGCATATATGACTTATAGAGTTATTGAAATTAACGACTATAATAGTTTTTATGATATATCAATAAATAATTTTGGAAAGATAATTGGATTTTTAGTCAGTATATTTTTTATAATGTATAATTTGGCTATTATATCTATTCAGATGAGGATGTTCGTTGAAGTATTAAAAATGTATCTGCTTGAAAAAACTCCTACGGAATTTATATTAATAGTAACTATACTTACCGGTGAATATATCATAAGATCAGATATTAGTTCCCTGGTAAAGTTTAATGAAGTGGCATTTTTGATTATGTCGTGTGCAATAATATTTGTAATGGTATTCAGCTTAAATAAAGCTGATTTTACAAATGTATTTCCAATACTGACCAGCAAACCAGTTGATTATATAAGAGCTTTTTGTACTACTATGTTTAGTTTTGCGGGAATACAGATATTATATTTAGTTTGTCCTTTTGTAAAAAATAAAAAAATCATACCTAAGACTATATTTAAAGGTATAGGATATGTTGTTGGATTTTATGTGTTTTTGGTGGTATTTACATTAGCAATACTTACAAAAGAACAAGTTAAGGTGATTTTATGGCCCACTATAGCTATGGTAAAATGCATAAATATACAGGGAGCATTAGTAGAAAGATGGGATGGAGTAATCATGTCCTTATGGGTTTTATTTTATTTTACAAACTTCGTAAATATATATTATTTAATATGTGATATAACCAGAGATGCATTAAAACTTAAAGATATAAGATTTTCATTAGTATTAATAGCACCTTTAATTTACTGTATTGCTATATACTATCCTAATGTAGTCAGTGTGCATAGTGCATTTGCAAGGGCCAATAATATATTTGGAATTATAGGACTCATTGTGATACCTATATTATTTTATTTAATTTCAATGTTTAAGGCAAAAAAGAAGGTGACAAATAAATGAAAAAAGTCTGCAGGGTTATTTGTTTACTGCTTATCGCAATTGTATCGACTGGATGCTGGGATAAGGTTGAAATAAATCAAAAAGGTTTTGTATCCGTAATGGGGATAGACTCGGGGGATGATATAGGCAAGGATAAAGAATTAAAAAAACTTAATCCTAATGAACCATATACAGGAATGGATTTAAAAAGGATACATGTAACATTTGGATTACCTGATATAAGTAAACTGGGACCGGAAAAAGGAGGAATTGGTGAAGATAATTATATTGATTCGGATGCATATTCTATGCAAGATGCTATAAGTAAAGCTAGTAATAAAACTAGTAGAGAAATTACATTTACTCATATAAAACTTCTTATGATAGGAAGCAATCTTTTAACATATCCTGAAACATTTAAAGAAGTGATTGATTATCTTCAAAGGCAACCAGCATTAGATAGAATGATGTATGTATGTGTGGCCCAAGGCAAGGCTGAGGAGTTTGTAAAATACAAACCGACAACAGAAAAAAGTTTAGAAAACTATATGGTTGGATTAATTGAAAATAGTCGTAGAAATAATACCTTTGTAATTGTAACCTTGAATGATTTTTTGAAACTGCTTGATCAAAATGGCAATTCGATATCACCAAGTTTCGAGATGGATAAGGATAAAAAGGAACTTAAAGTTTCGGGATCGGCAATAATTAAGAATTATGGTCTTAAAGGTTTTTTAACAAACAATCAAACTTCAAATATAAAGATTTTAAGAGGTGAATTTAAAGGCGGTACAAAAGTTGTATATAAAAATGGCCATCCTATAGATTTTGAAGTGGATAACTCAAGGAGAAAGATAATTGTCAAAAATACGAATAATAAATTAGTATTTTATATAAATGTAAATTTAGAGGGAGAGATAAAAGATTCTTATATGAAAAATCAACTGTTTTCAGCTAATAATTTAAGTACATTAGAAGATAACTTTAATAGATCAATACAGAAGGAGTGTGAACAAACGGTACAAATAACTCAGGATCAGTTTCAGGTAGATCCTATAGGTTTTAGAGAATATTTAGAAAAATATTATCCTAGGCTTTGGAGTCAAGTTGAAAATGATTGGGATAATGCATATAAAAATGCTGAAGTACATGTTGTTATAGATTCAAAAATTAGAAGAATAGGGGCTGTGAAATAAATATACTAAATTATATTTAAATGAATATAATTGAAAAAAATGTTAATAATACTAATATATTCAAGTAGAATTAAAATGGCCAAAAAAGTCTATATGTACAAGCTTGTAAACAATTTGAGAATCAGAGTTTGGGGGATTAAACAATGAGAAGGGTATTAAATATTTTTATATGTGTTATTATAAGTATTCTAGTTGTATTTGGATGCGCATTTGAAGGTAAAGCAAAAAGTCAAAATTTACAAAAAGATATAGCTTCCAAAATAATAAGGTTTCATGTAATAGCGAACAGTGACCTCGGAAATGATCAGCAGCTTAAATTAAAAGTACGGGATAAGGTATTACAGTATATACAACCAAAACTTAAGGGTTCTAAAAATATATATGAGTCGAGAAAAATATTACTTGCTAATAATGATGAGATAAATAAAATTGCAAATGATGTTGTTAAAAAGAATGGATATAATTATGAAGTTAAAACTATGTTATCACATGAAAATTTTCCAGTGAAAACGTATGGTAATATTACTCTTCCCCAAGGGAGATATGAAGCATATAGAATAATTATAGGAAGTGGAAAAGGACATAACTGGTGGTGTGTAATGTTTCCTCCATTATGTTTTGTTGATATAACTAAAGGAGAAGTATCGTATGAGGAAACAGAGAAGGATATGAGAAAGGTTTTAACTGATGAAGAGTATAAATCGATAGATAATAAAATAAATTCCACAGATAAAAGTATAAAAATTAAATTTAAATTATTAGAAATAATTAGAAGCAGGGGAATCTAGTAAGCTAAATACTGGATTCCTTAACTTTGTACAAAAATTTTACTTGCTGTTTTTATAAAATAATTCTCAACAGATTTAAAAAAAGTTTTTACTGAATTATCTTTAGATGGATTTTTATTTGGAGTCTCTACTGTAATTTTATTTGGTTTATTATGCATTAAATATTTGATTAATTTTACTATATCATTGCCGCTATTTGGTTTAGCAAACTTTTCACAATTATCTTTCATGGTTCTGAGCCTATTTGGCGAATTAAGAAGATTTTCTATCTTACTTTTACATGTATTTATATCACATATATTTATTGCTAGATTATTTTTTATAAGAAATTCTGCATTTTTTTCTTCATGGCCGGGTATTGGAGAAAAAATACCCATTGGTATTTTGCATATTAAAGCCTCTGTTACAGTAAGTCCTCCTGGTTTAGTCAATAATAGATCGCTAGCCTGCATATATTTATTTACTTTATTGGTAAAACCTATTATACGAATTTCTTTTGAAAATGCTTCTTTAGATTTTAATAAATCATCATATAGTTTCTGATTTTTACCGGTTATAACTATAATTTGTATATCCATTATAATCTTATCAAGTTGTTCACATATATCCTTAATTTTACCCATTCCTAAGCTTCCGCCCATAACGAGTATTGTAGATTTATTTTTATCTAGTTTTAATTCATGTAATGTATCATCCCTGTCGAATTTTTCCATAAAATCAGATTCAACCGGTATTCCTAAATTATATATTGTATCTTTGGGAATACCTCTTGATATCATTTCGTCTATCATGTCTTGATTTGATACGACATATGCGTCAATATTTGGATGAAGCCATGATGTATGAGGATAATAGTCTGTAATTATTGTGATGCACGGTGTCATTATATTATGTTTCTCTTTCATTATTGAGTCCATTTCAGTGGGAAATGGATGTGTGGATATTATCATATCAGGATTAAACTCTGATACTAATGGAGCCAATTTATAGGTCATAATCTTATTAAATTTTGAACTTATAGTAGAAGCAATTTTATTATAGTCTCCTTCAGAGTATGTATATATTTTGCCATATAATGCTGGAGTAATCTTTAAACTCTTCAAATAACTTCCAATAACAACTTTGTCTATTATTGGATTTATATATTTTAATGTATCAATAATTTTAATATCAGAATTAGGAACTTCTGATTCAATATAATTTCTTAATGCTTCCGCGGCATGGCCATGACCACCACCAGCAGAAACGGAAAGAATTAATATTCGCATTAAATCACCTTCTGGTTAAGTATGTAATAACATTATATAAGATATAAAGACAATAATAAACTAATTTAACAAACAATTAAGAAAAAATTAATATGAGAGTTCATATTTTTATTATTATTATGGATAAGATATGACGGATTAATGTATAACAAAGTAATTAAATATAGATAATATAAGTAATTTATGACTTTTGATAGCAATATAAATAGGAGGAGTATATATTATGAAGTTTTTTAAAAAAAGGATAGTTTATACTTTGATAGTTACACTTATAGTGGTATTTTCCAGCACATTTGCAATACTTATGACATTAGAAAGAACAGATTATAGGAATTATTTACAGGCTGAATATAGCAGAAATATGTATGATTTAATAAATTCGGTTCAAAATATAAGAATAAGTTTAGGAAAGGCAGCTGTAATAGGATCCAATGAACAAAATATAATTACATTTGACAATATATTCAGATATTCAAGTATGGCTAATGATAAATTACATTCACTGCCTATAACGGAACAAGAATCAGGATCAACAAGTAAATTTTTATCTCAGGTAGGTGATTTTTGTTATAGTTTAGCAAAGG is from Clostridium fermenticellae and encodes:
- a CDS encoding cyanophycinase, encoding MDERIEGNLIIIGGAEDKNGSKTILNEVCSKIDKENGILVVATVASELPEELGDEYKKIFQALNVKNVEILTIRNREDSYDSNNIKIIEGASLVFFTGGDQLRITSLIGGTPLYKSIQTKYNEGCIFVGTSAGASVMSDTMIVTGLDDESPRKCTLKMAPGLGLIKGVIIDQHFAQRGRIGRLMVGIAENPESLGIGIDEDTAIVVNSKAEFKVIGSGAVYIIDGSSIEHSNVSEQYPDDILSIFNVKLHILKSGDLYNLNLKKCYNGLR
- the cphA gene encoding cyanophycin synthetase, with amino-acid sequence MKIENFRVYSGRNIYSHKKCIKLCVDLEGYSNIATKDINNFNDRLLQIIPDLKEHRCGIDERNGFVKRLNEGTYLAHVCEHIILAIQNSLGIDVAYGKAREIDGDKYYIIFQYIYKNTAVESAKVAVELINSLICGKYFNTEMYRKMLKDTLKGEELGPSTKAIIDAARRKGIPVMRLGDEGSIFQLGYGKYSRIIEATITSNTKATAVDISCDKIQTKEILYNQCLPVARGGVVKNPLELLFKAEKIGYPVVLKPRYGNQGKGVYVNIKNEKELISIYSRLSKTYDQIIIEENIEGKDYRVCVIDGKVVAVAEKILPCVIGDGVRTVRQLIEKLNRDDKRGEGHEKPLTKVKIDNELKACISRNGYILDDILNNKQKLVLRESANLSTGGEAIDCTDDISQENIEICERAAKAIGLDICGIDICCRDIQNSLNEGGAIIEVNAAPGIRMHHYPSTGKSRDVAGAIVDMLLKDIPKDGMPVVSITGTNGKTTTTRLIGHVLKLKDYHVGMTTTGGVYLDDKCIIKGDTTGYDSAVSVLTNKDVDAAVLETARGGIIRRGLAYDLADVAVITNITEDHLGIDGVNTMEDLAYVKSLVGEAVKKDGYVVMNADDKMSMTIVNNIKSKLIMFSKDKYNSALRENIRLGGYGVYVNNETIYIEKDNEVLPIINVGDIKITLGGKLEYNIENSMAACAALVGLDVDYDTIKLGFKTFECDGRFNPGRFNMYNVNGIKVILDYGHNIAGYKAVISGLNNLEHRRLIGIIGVPGDRTDESVKKVGEISGESFDRIYIKEDKDRRGRKEGEIADILKLGVLNSGFDKDNLEIILDEKSALEKAIDNSKEGDLVIVFFERSEPLIDLIRNRIKGSKLKAESQAVV
- the ispE gene encoding 4-(cytidine 5'-diphospho)-2-C-methyl-D-erythritol kinase; translation: MIIKAFAKVNLSLDIVGKRKDGYHLLKTIMQQVELYDVIDINKSDKGITLTCNKSYLPTDNKNLAYKAAELFLNTYNISSGVTIDIKKFIPVSAGLAGGSTDAAAVLKGIRRLYKPEIKNDKLASLGLKIGADVPYCLTGGTALCEGIGEKVMQLKKFRNKILVIVKPPFGTSTAEVYKKFDLSKLRKHPNTDLLLKCIEKDNMKVLAKNLENVLENVTLNKHTIIKNIKQQMIKDGALGSLMSGSGPTVFAFFDDMLKAQMCYDGMSKKYKDAFITRTI
- a CDS encoding CLC_0170 family protein, with product MRILHLFDKYFLILMVIQGGLLGLIDYAKFKRDDNFKLAIRAKFVGIVSILVAIILYLITNFIY
- a CDS encoding spore germination protein, with protein sequence MKENIKDEISVNIDENKEYLKKVFEGSSDTVLRQFYIGKFKATLTYIDGMSDKILLDDYIMENLMLLVDKVEDVKSIKDTLLTVTDLRESDKLSQGINAVLSGDTLMMIDGLDVCYIIATRAWASRSVGEPSGETTIRGGRDGFTETIRFNTVLLRRRIRDTRLKLNLKSMGVRSKTDVVIAYIDDIVDKDILDELNSRLSKINIDAILDSGYIEQLIEDDKWSIFPQIQSTERPDVVAASLYEGRIAILVDNSPFALIVPSTFHSFFQSPDDYYQRWIYSSAVRIIRFISIFISLLMPALYVAVSSFHTSIIPAQLTYFIASTREGVPFPAFVEAIIMEGSLAFLLEGVARLPKAVGSTVGIVGGLIIGQAAVSAGIVSPIMIIIVSITALTSFTTPNYGMAYALRILRFFLIIMAAVTGLYGIIVGLIFILIHLVRLKSFGISYLSPLVKYNSSDFKDMIIRAPIEYFKKRPNYMKTQDKIRQR
- a CDS encoding GerAB/ArcD/ProY family transporter, translating into MQSIESVKQHGLFTTIVVAIIGVSSFSYPREVAGAVGTNGWIIAIIEGLIWYIIAYMTYRVIEINDYNSFYDISINNFGKIIGFLVSIFFIMYNLAIISIQMRMFVEVLKMYLLEKTPTEFILIVTILTGEYIIRSDISSLVKFNEVAFLIMSCAIIFVMVFSLNKADFTNVFPILTSKPVDYIRAFCTTMFSFAGIQILYLVCPFVKNKKIIPKTIFKGIGYVVGFYVFLVVFTLAILTKEQVKVILWPTIAMVKCINIQGALVERWDGVIMSLWVLFYFTNFVNIYYLICDITRDALKLKDIRFSLVLIAPLIYCIAIYYPNVVSVHSAFARANNIFGIIGLIVIPILFYLISMFKAKKKVTNK
- a CDS encoding Ger(x)C family spore germination protein, whose protein sequence is MKKVCRVICLLLIAIVSTGCWDKVEINQKGFVSVMGIDSGDDIGKDKELKKLNPNEPYTGMDLKRIHVTFGLPDISKLGPEKGGIGEDNYIDSDAYSMQDAISKASNKTSREITFTHIKLLMIGSNLLTYPETFKEVIDYLQRQPALDRMMYVCVAQGKAEEFVKYKPTTEKSLENYMVGLIENSRRNNTFVIVTLNDFLKLLDQNGNSISPSFEMDKDKKELKVSGSAIIKNYGLKGFLTNNQTSNIKILRGEFKGGTKVVYKNGHPIDFEVDNSRRKIIVKNTNNKLVFYINVNLEGEIKDSYMKNQLFSANNLSTLEDNFNRSIQKECEQTVQITQDQFQVDPIGFREYLEKYYPRLWSQVENDWDNAYKNAEVHVVIDSKIRRIGAVK
- the spoIIR gene encoding stage II sporulation protein R: MRRVLNIFICVIISILVVFGCAFEGKAKSQNLQKDIASKIIRFHVIANSDLGNDQQLKLKVRDKVLQYIQPKLKGSKNIYESRKILLANNDEINKIANDVVKKNGYNYEVKTMLSHENFPVKTYGNITLPQGRYEAYRIIIGSGKGHNWWCVMFPPLCFVDITKGEVSYEETEKDMRKVLTDEEYKSIDNKINSTDKSIKIKFKLLEIIRSRGI
- a CDS encoding MGDG synthase family glycosyltransferase is translated as MRILILSVSAGGGHGHAAEALRNYIESEVPNSDIKIIDTLKYINPIIDKVVIGSYLKSLKITPALYGKIYTYSEGDYNKIASTISSKFNKIMTYKLAPLVSEFNPDMIISTHPFPTEMDSIMKEKHNIMTPCITIITDYYPHTSWLHPNIDAYVVSNQDMIDEMISRGIPKDTIYNLGIPVESDFMEKFDRDDTLHELKLDKNKSTILVMGGSLGMGKIKDICEQLDKIIMDIQIIVITGKNQKLYDDLLKSKEAFSKEIRIIGFTNKVNKYMQASDLLLTKPGGLTVTEALICKIPMGIFSPIPGHEEKNAEFLIKNNLAINICDINTCKSKIENLLNSPNRLRTMKDNCEKFAKPNSGNDIVKLIKYLMHNKPNKITVETPNKNPSKDNSVKTFFKSVENYFIKTASKIFVQS